DNA from Intestinimonas massiliensis (ex Afouda et al. 2020):
GGCGCTGGAGGGAGAGCGCAACCGGGCGGACCGGGAGAGCCGGGACAAAAATGCCGAGCTTCTCTCCATGGAGCGGGAGGTCTCGGTGCTGGAGCAAAAAAAAGTGGCCGCCGAGCTGGAAGAAAAGCAGATTCTGGACAAACTGTGGGAGACCTACCAGCTCTCCCACGAGGCGGCCCGGGCCCAGCGCCAGACGCTGGAGTCGATACCCAAGGCCCAGCGGCGCATCGGAGAGCTGAAGCGCGCCATCTCCGGCCTGGGCAACATCAATCTGGACGCCATCGAGGAGTTCCAGCGGGTCAACGAGCGATACACCTACCTCACCGGCCAGCGGGACGACGTGCAGAAGTCCAAGACGGAGCTGGAGCGCGTCATCGCGGACATCACCGGCGAGATGAAGGCCATCTTTGCCCAGCAGTTTTCCATCATCAACCAGGCGTTTGGCGAGACCTTCTTGGAGCTCTTCGGCGGCGGCAAGGCCACCCTGGAGCTGGAGGACGAGACGGACATCCTCAACTGCGGCATCGAGATCCGGGTCCAGCCCCCCGGCAAGGCCCTGAAGGTGCTCTCCCTGCTGTCTGGCGGGGAAAAGGCATTTGTGGCCATCGCCCTGTACTTTGCCATTCTGAAGGTCCGCCCCACCCCCTTCTGCGTCATGGACGAGATCGAGGCCGCGCTGGACGACGCCAACGTCACTCGGTTCGCCCGCTATCTGCGCCAAATGGCCGACCGGACCCAGTTCATCGTGATCACCCACCGGCGCGGCACCATGGAGGAGGCCGACGTGCTCTACGGTGTCACCATGCAGGAGCAGGGGATCAGCAGACTGCTGACCATTAACCTAAACGATGTGGAAGCCGAACTAAAGATCAAGTAAAGGAATATGGACTATGGGATTATTGGATAAAATCAAAAAGCTGAACCTCTTTGCCGGCTTTTCCGCCATCGACGACGAGTTCTATGACGAGTTGGAGGAGGCCCTCATCCTCTCCGACATGGGGATGGACACCACCCTCAAGGCGGTGGAGGAGCTACGGGAGCGGGTCCGGGGCGAGAAGCTCAAGGACCGGGACGAGGTCCGCGCTTGCCTGCGCCGCGTGTTGCAGGATATGCTGAACGTGGGGGATACCGGCCTGGCGCTGGATACCAGGCCGGCGGTAGTCCTTTTCATCGGGGTCAACGGGGTGGGCAAGACCACCACCATCGGAAAGCTGGCCGCCGGGCTCAAGGCCCAGGGAAAAAAGGTCCTGCTGTGCGCCGGAGATACCTTCCGGGCCGCCGCCGCCGACCAGCTCACCGTCTGGTCCCAGCGGGCGGGGGTGGACATCGTCAAGCAGCACGAGGGGGCCGATCCCGCCGCCGTGGTCTTTGACGCGGTCTCCGCTGCCAAGGCCCGGGGCGCGGACGTGATCCTGGTGGACACCGCCGGGCGGCTGCACAACAAGCAGAACCTGATGAACGAGCTGAGCAAGATCTCCCGGGTCATCGACCGGGAATTGCCCGGTGCCAGCCGGGAGACCCTGCTGGTGCTGGACGCCACCACCGGCCAGAACGGCCTCATCCAGGCCAAGCAGTTCCGGGAGTCCGCCGGGGTCACCGGCATCGTCCTCACCAAGCTGGACGGCACCGCCAAGGGCGGGGTCACCGTGGCCATTGCGGACACGCTTCAGATCCCCGTCAAATATATTGGCCTGGGCGAGGGGATCGAGGACCTGCGGCCCTTCGACGCCGCGGCCTTTACCGAGGCGCTGGTGTAGCAAAAAAAGGAGAATGGACATGGCACGAATCGACGGACGGGCCGGCGACGAGCTGCGCCCCATCGAGATCATCCCCAACATCAACAAATTTGCGGAGGGCTCCTGCCTGATCCGCTGCGGCAATACCCAGGTGCTGTGCACCGCCTCCGTGGAGGAGCGCACCCCGCCCCACGTCCCCGAGGGGGAGGGCTGGGTCACCGCCGAGTACTCCATGCTGCCCCGGGCCAACCGGGAGCGCTCCAAGCGGGACATCGCCAAGCTGAAGCTCTCCCCCAGAAGCGCCGAGATCCAGCGGCTGGTGGGCCGCGCCCTCCGGGCGGCGGTGGATCTGGAGAAGCTGGGGCCCCGCACCATCACCGTGGACTGCGACGTGCTCCAGGGGGACGGCGGCACCCGCACCGCCAGCGTTACCGGCGGATTTGTGGCTCTTAGCTATGCCCTGCACAAGCTGGT
Protein-coding regions in this window:
- the ftsY gene encoding signal recognition particle-docking protein FtsY; this translates as MGLLDKIKKLNLFAGFSAIDDEFYDELEEALILSDMGMDTTLKAVEELRERVRGEKLKDRDEVRACLRRVLQDMLNVGDTGLALDTRPAVVLFIGVNGVGKTTTIGKLAAGLKAQGKKVLLCAGDTFRAAAADQLTVWSQRAGVDIVKQHEGADPAAVVFDAVSAAKARGADVILVDTAGRLHNKQNLMNELSKISRVIDRELPGASRETLLVLDATTGQNGLIQAKQFRESAGVTGIVLTKLDGTAKGGVTVAIADTLQIPVKYIGLGEGIEDLRPFDAAAFTEALV
- the rph gene encoding ribonuclease PH, whose product is MARIDGRAGDELRPIEIIPNINKFAEGSCLIRCGNTQVLCTASVEERTPPHVPEGEGWVTAEYSMLPRANRERSKRDIAKLKLSPRSAEIQRLVGRALRAAVDLEKLGPRTITVDCDVLQGDGGTRTASVTGGFVALSYALHKLVEDGALKEMPLRTCVAAISAGIVDDELLLDLCYEEDSAAQVDLNCVMTGEGELVELQGTGEGRAFTVDEQRRLVDLCAKGIRKVQSIQKAALGG